A genomic region of Noviherbaspirillum sp. L7-7A contains the following coding sequences:
- the tldD gene encoding metalloprotease TldD, producing MKPFEPNIQTLSLARDVLLTPFGLDESRLIHVLGTMFTHKVDYADLYFQFTKSEGWSLEEGIVKTGSFSIDQGVGVRAISGERTAFSYSDDISESALLEAAAATRTIARQGAGRVKVAARVQPSGGRSLYLPHDPLSSLDATEKVRLLERVERIARAKDPRVVQVMAGLAGEYDVVLVVRSDGVLAADIRPLVRLSVTVIAEQNGRREMGSSGGGGRYSYAYFTDQMLETYASEAVASALVNLDSRPAPAGPMTVVLGPGWPGVLLHEAIGHGLEGDFNRKGSSAFSGRIGDRVAAKGVTVVDDGTLADRRGSLNIDDEGNPTQCTTLIEDGILKGYIQDTMNARLMKMPVTGNARRESFAHLPMPRMTNTYMLGGDCDPQEIIASVKNGLYAVNFGGGQVDITNGKFVFSASEAYMIEDGKVTYPVKGATLIGNGPDVLNRVSMIGNDMRLDSGIGVCGKEGQSVPVGVGQPTLRIDGVTVGGTA from the coding sequence ATGAAACCATTCGAACCCAACATCCAGACCCTGTCTCTCGCCCGCGATGTGCTGCTGACGCCGTTCGGCCTCGACGAATCGCGGCTGATCCATGTGCTGGGCACCATGTTTACCCACAAGGTGGATTATGCCGACCTGTATTTCCAGTTTACCAAGAGCGAGGGCTGGAGCCTGGAAGAGGGCATCGTCAAGACCGGCAGCTTTTCCATCGACCAGGGCGTCGGCGTGCGCGCCATTTCGGGCGAGCGCACCGCGTTTTCCTATTCGGACGACATCTCCGAATCGGCGCTGCTGGAAGCGGCGGCCGCCACCCGCACCATTGCCCGCCAGGGCGCGGGCCGGGTCAAGGTTGCCGCCAGGGTGCAGCCGTCCGGCGGCCGTTCGCTGTATCTGCCGCATGATCCGCTGAGTTCGCTGGACGCGACCGAAAAGGTCAGGCTGCTGGAGCGCGTGGAGCGCATCGCCCGTGCCAAGGATCCGCGCGTGGTGCAGGTAATGGCTGGCCTGGCCGGCGAATACGACGTGGTGCTGGTGGTGCGCAGCGACGGCGTGCTGGCCGCCGACATCCGGCCACTGGTGCGTCTGTCCGTCACCGTGATCGCCGAACAGAACGGGCGGCGCGAGATGGGCAGCTCCGGCGGCGGCGGCCGCTACAGCTATGCCTATTTCACCGACCAGATGCTGGAAACCTATGCCTCCGAAGCGGTGGCGTCGGCCTTGGTCAATCTCGATTCCCGACCGGCGCCGGCCGGCCCGATGACGGTCGTGCTCGGCCCCGGCTGGCCTGGCGTGCTGCTGCACGAGGCCATCGGCCACGGGCTGGAGGGCGATTTCAACCGCAAGGGTTCCAGCGCGTTTTCCGGCCGCATCGGCGACCGGGTTGCGGCCAAGGGCGTCACCGTGGTCGACGACGGCACCCTGGCCGATCGCCGCGGCTCGCTCAACATCGACGACGAGGGCAATCCGACGCAATGCACCACGCTGATCGAGGACGGCATCCTGAAGGGCTATATCCAGGACACCATGAATGCCCGCCTGATGAAGATGCCGGTGACCGGCAACGCCCGGCGCGAGTCCTTCGCCCATCTGCCGATGCCGCGCATGACGAACACGTACATGCTGGGCGGCGACTGCGATCCGCAGGAAATCATTGCCTCGGTGAAGAACGGACTGTATGCGGTCAACTTCGGCGGCGGCCAGGTGGATATCACCAACGGCAAGTTCGTATTTTCCGCCAGCGAGGCCTACATGATCGAGGATGGCAAGGTGACCTATCCGGTCAAGGGCGCAACGCTGATCGGCAACGGCCCGGACGTGCTGAACCGGGTCTCGATGATCGGCAACGACATGCGTCTCGATTCCGGCATCGGCGTCTGCGGCAAGGAAGGGCAGAGCGTGCCGGTAGGCGTGGGGCAGCCGACGCTGCGCATCGACGGTGTTACTGTCGGCGGCACAGCCTGA
- the aroG gene encoding 3-deoxy-7-phosphoheptulonate synthase AroG — protein MPRTDDLRIRELKELLPPSHLIREFACSDKAATVVAESRNALHRILHGQDDRMMVVVGPCSIHDTDAAMEYAHRLAAERERFKGDLEIVMRVYFEKPRTTVGWKGLINDPYMDNSFRINDGLRMARELLLNINELGLPAGTEFLDMISPQYVADLISWGAIGARTTESQVHRELASGLSCPVGFKNGTDGNIKIAVDAIKAASQPHHFLSVTKGGHSAIVSTGGNEDCHIILRGGKAPNYDAASVEEACKAIAANGLAARVMIDASHANSSKKPENQVPVCADIASQVARGDTRIVGVMVESHLVAGRQDLIPGKELTYGQSITDGCIDWDSSVRVLEGLAEAVRQRRLHVEEE, from the coding sequence ATGCCGCGCACCGATGACTTACGCATACGAGAATTGAAAGAACTGCTTCCCCCCTCTCACCTGATCCGCGAATTCGCGTGTTCGGACAAGGCCGCGACCGTGGTTGCCGAGTCGCGCAACGCGCTGCATCGCATTCTCCACGGACAGGACGACCGCATGATGGTCGTGGTCGGTCCGTGCTCGATCCATGACACCGATGCCGCCATGGAATACGCGCATCGCCTGGCCGCCGAGCGCGAGCGCTTCAAGGGCGACCTGGAGATCGTGATGCGGGTCTACTTCGAAAAACCACGCACCACGGTGGGCTGGAAGGGCCTGATCAACGATCCCTACATGGACAACAGCTTCCGCATCAACGACGGCCTGCGCATGGCCCGCGAACTGCTGCTGAACATCAACGAGCTGGGCTTGCCGGCCGGCACCGAGTTCCTCGACATGATCAGCCCGCAGTATGTGGCCGACCTGATCAGCTGGGGTGCAATTGGCGCCCGCACCACGGAGTCGCAGGTGCATCGGGAACTGGCGTCCGGCCTGTCCTGCCCGGTCGGCTTCAAGAATGGCACCGACGGCAATATCAAGATCGCAGTCGACGCGATCAAGGCGGCTTCCCAGCCGCATCATTTCCTGTCGGTGACCAAGGGCGGCCACTCGGCCATCGTCTCCACCGGCGGCAATGAGGACTGCCACATCATCCTGCGCGGCGGCAAGGCGCCCAACTATGATGCCGCCAGCGTGGAAGAAGCCTGCAAGGCGATCGCCGCCAATGGCCTGGCAGCGCGGGTGATGATCGATGCATCCCATGCGAACAGCTCGAAGAAGCCGGAGAACCAGGTGCCGGTGTGCGCCGACATTGCTTCCCAGGTAGCCCGCGGCGATACCCGCATCGTCGGCGTCATGGTGGAGTCGCACCTGGTGGCCGGCCGCCAGGACCTGATACCGGGCAAGGAATTGACCTATGGCCAGTCGATTACCGATGGCTGCATCGACTGGGACAGCAGCGTGCGCGTGCTGGAAGGCCTGGCCGAAGCCGTGCGGCAGCGGCGGCTGCATGTGGAAGAAGAATAA
- a CDS encoding TIGR02281 family clan AA aspartic protease: MTEGAARPVRAAWLALLCALPAAQAADISVVGLFPGKAVLVVDGAGPRTYAVGSQVASGTRLVSADQNGATLESNGRRETIALGSHINRQPAATQASTVLQADGRGHFFAEAMVNGKPVRMLVDTGASLIALPASDAQRMGIDYRRGQPGMVSTANGMAPAYRVRLDTVRVGDLELSQVDALVQEQGLPLALLGMSFLNRTEMRRSGEQMTLQKRY, encoded by the coding sequence GTGACTGAAGGCGCGGCCAGGCCCGTGCGCGCCGCATGGCTGGCGCTGCTGTGCGCATTGCCGGCGGCGCAGGCCGCTGACATCAGCGTGGTCGGCCTGTTTCCGGGCAAGGCGGTGCTGGTAGTCGACGGCGCCGGCCCGCGCACCTATGCGGTGGGCAGCCAGGTCGCATCCGGCACACGGCTGGTGTCAGCCGACCAGAATGGCGCGACGCTGGAATCCAATGGCCGGCGCGAGACGATCGCGCTGGGCAGCCACATCAATCGCCAGCCTGCCGCCACGCAGGCCAGCACGGTACTGCAGGCCGATGGCCGCGGCCATTTCTTTGCCGAGGCCATGGTCAATGGCAAGCCGGTACGCATGCTGGTCGACACCGGTGCATCGCTGATTGCGCTGCCGGCGTCGGATGCACAGCGCATGGGCATCGATTACCGGCGTGGCCAGCCGGGCATGGTCAGCACCGCCAATGGCATGGCCCCGGCCTATCGTGTGCGGCTTGATACGGTCCGGGTTGGCGACCTGGAACTGAGCCAGGTCGATGCGCTGGTGCAGGAACAGGGCCTGCCGCTGGCATTGCTGGGCATGTCTTTCCTGAACCGTACGGAAATGCGCCGCAGCGGCGAGCAGATGACGCTGCAGAAGCGTTACTGA
- a CDS encoding YajQ family cyclic di-GMP-binding protein, whose translation MPSFDVVSEANLVEVRNALDQANKEISTRFDFKGSDARIEQKEHELTGYADSDFQLGQVRDVLTAKLTKRNVDVRFLDIGKVEKIGGDKVKQIIKIRKGIESDAAKKIVRLIKDSKMKVQASIQGEAVRVTGAKRDDLQATMALLRKEVADLPLEFNNFRD comes from the coding sequence ATGCCATCGTTCGACGTAGTATCCGAAGCCAACCTGGTGGAAGTGCGCAATGCGCTCGACCAGGCCAACAAGGAAATCTCGACCCGCTTCGACTTCAAGGGCAGCGACGCCCGCATCGAGCAGAAGGAACATGAACTGACCGGCTATGCCGACAGCGATTTCCAGCTGGGCCAGGTGCGCGACGTGCTCACTGCCAAGCTGACCAAGCGCAACGTGGACGTACGCTTCCTCGATATCGGCAAGGTCGAGAAGATCGGCGGCGACAAGGTCAAGCAGATCATCAAGATCCGCAAGGGCATCGAGTCCGACGCCGCCAAGAAAATCGTGCGCCTGATCAAGGACAGCAAGATGAAGGTGCAGGCCAGCATCCAGGGCGAAGCGGTGCGCGTGACCGGCGCCAAGCGCGATGACCTGCAGGCCACGATGGCGTTGCTGCGCAAGGAAGTGGCCGACCTGCCGCTCGAATTCAACAATTTCCGTGACTGA
- the murB gene encoding UDP-N-acetylmuramate dehydrogenase: MASVPTLQSGVSLRPFNTFGIDASARLLLPVHGADDLRAVRNDPALRSLPRLVLGGGSNLLLTGDFPGLVLHMRGQGIAIVGEDAQATLVRAAAGENWHGLVQWTLAHGLGGMENLSLIPGSVGASPIQNIGAYGSELKDCFHSLTAFDFDTGELLTLDRAACEFGYRDSVFKHRLRGRAVILDVTFALPRAWQPDLRYAELAQEVAARGLSAPKPAEISEAVIAIRRRKLPDPAAIGNAGSFFKNPVVSSSQRDALLALHPQLVSYAQGDGSYKLAAGWLIDQCGWKGRTMGAAGVYEKQALVLVNRGEARGADVVALATAIQRDVERRFGVMLEPEPVFV; encoded by the coding sequence ATGGCTTCCGTTCCTACCCTGCAATCCGGCGTATCGCTGCGCCCCTTCAATACCTTTGGCATCGATGCCAGCGCCCGGCTGCTGCTGCCGGTGCATGGCGCCGACGACCTGCGCGCCGTGCGCAATGATCCGGCGCTGCGCAGCCTGCCGCGGCTGGTGCTGGGCGGCGGCAGCAACCTGCTGCTGACCGGCGATTTTCCCGGCCTGGTGCTGCATATGCGCGGCCAGGGCATCGCCATCGTCGGCGAGGATGCGCAGGCCACGCTGGTGCGCGCCGCCGCCGGCGAGAACTGGCACGGCCTGGTGCAATGGACATTGGCGCATGGCCTGGGCGGCATGGAAAACCTGTCGCTGATACCGGGCAGCGTCGGCGCCTCGCCGATACAGAACATCGGCGCCTATGGCAGCGAACTGAAGGACTGCTTCCATTCCCTGACCGCATTCGACTTCGACACCGGCGAGCTGCTGACGCTGGACCGCGCCGCATGCGAATTCGGCTATCGCGACAGCGTGTTCAAGCACCGCCTGCGCGGCCGCGCGGTGATCCTTGATGTGACCTTCGCGCTGCCCAGAGCCTGGCAGCCCGATCTGCGCTATGCCGAACTGGCCCAGGAAGTCGCGGCACGCGGCCTGTCTGCGCCGAAGCCGGCGGAAATCAGCGAGGCGGTGATCGCGATCCGGCGGCGCAAGCTGCCCGACCCGGCCGCGATCGGCAATGCCGGCAGCTTCTTCAAGAACCCGGTGGTGTCATCCTCCCAGCGCGATGCCCTGCTGGCCTTGCATCCGCAACTGGTGAGCTACGCGCAAGGCGACGGCAGCTACAAGCTGGCGGCGGGATGGCTGATCGACCAGTGCGGCTGGAAAGGCAGGACCATGGGCGCGGCCGGCGTGTATGAGAAGCAGGCGCTGGTGCTGGTGAACCGCGGGGAGGCGCGTGGCGCGGATGTGGTCGCGCTGGCGACCGCGATCCAGCGGGATGTCGAGCGCCGGTTCGGCGTGATGCTGGAGCCGGAGCCGGTGTTCGTCTGA
- a CDS encoding pyrimidine/purine nucleoside phosphorylase has product MSEQFDNVSVIKKANVYFDGKCVSHTVVMADGSKKSVGVIFPSNLVFNTGAPEIMELNAGKCRIRLQGEDDWKEYEGGQQFSVPGNSSFDIVTLEMLDYVCHFG; this is encoded by the coding sequence ATGAGCGAGCAGTTCGACAATGTTTCGGTGATCAAGAAGGCCAATGTCTACTTCGACGGCAAGTGCGTCTCGCACACCGTCGTGATGGCCGACGGCAGCAAAAAATCGGTCGGCGTGATTTTCCCGTCCAACCTGGTGTTCAACACCGGCGCGCCGGAAATCATGGAACTCAATGCGGGCAAGTGCCGCATCCGCCTGCAGGGCGAGGACGATTGGAAGGAATATGAAGGCGGCCAGCAGTTCAGCGTGCCCGGCAATTCCAGCTTCGACATCGTGACGCTGGAAATGCTGGACTACGTCTGCCATTTCGGCTGA
- a CDS encoding argininosuccinate synthase produces the protein MSDINKVVLAYSGGLDTSVILKWLQDNYHCEIVTFTADLGQGEELEPARQKALKFGIKPENIYIDDVREEFVRDFVFPMFRANTVYEGEYLLGTSIARPLIAKRLIEIARETGADAISHGATGKGNDQVRFELGAYALMPNVKIIAPWREWDLLSREKLLKYAEDAGIEVDMKHKNGGAPYSMDANLLHISFEGRHLENPAAEAEESMWRWTVSPEAAPDQAEYLDIEFEKGDIVALNGKRLSPAAVLTELNRLGGKHGIGRLDLVENRYVGMKSRGCYETPGGTIMLRAHRAIESITLDREVAHLKDDLMPRYAQMIYSGYWWSPERVALQTLIDHTQQSVNGWVRVKLYKGNVIVVSRDSKTDSLFDMNIATFDEDGGAYNQADAGGFIKLNALRMRIAAMARSKRGQ, from the coding sequence ATGAGCGACATCAATAAAGTCGTGCTGGCCTACTCCGGCGGCCTCGACACCTCGGTCATCCTGAAATGGCTGCAGGACAACTACCACTGTGAAATCGTCACCTTCACCGCCGACCTCGGCCAGGGCGAAGAGCTGGAGCCGGCACGCCAGAAGGCGCTGAAGTTCGGCATCAAGCCGGAAAATATCTACATCGACGACGTGCGCGAAGAGTTCGTGCGCGACTTCGTGTTCCCGATGTTCCGCGCCAACACGGTCTACGAAGGCGAGTACCTGCTGGGCACCTCGATTGCCCGCCCGCTGATCGCCAAGCGCCTGATCGAGATCGCCAGGGAAACCGGCGCCGACGCCATTTCCCACGGCGCCACCGGCAAGGGCAATGACCAGGTCCGCTTCGAGCTGGGCGCCTATGCGCTGATGCCGAACGTGAAGATCATCGCGCCGTGGCGCGAATGGGACCTGCTGTCGCGCGAGAAGCTGCTGAAGTACGCGGAAGACGCCGGCATCGAAGTCGACATGAAGCACAAGAACGGCGGCGCGCCCTACTCGATGGACGCCAACCTGCTGCACATCAGCTTCGAAGGCCGCCACCTGGAAAACCCGGCTGCGGAAGCCGAGGAATCGATGTGGCGCTGGACCGTCAGCCCGGAAGCGGCGCCCGACCAGGCCGAATATCTCGACATCGAATTCGAGAAGGGCGACATCGTTGCCCTGAACGGCAAGCGCCTGTCGCCGGCCGCGGTGCTGACCGAGCTCAACCGCCTCGGCGGCAAGCATGGCATCGGCCGCCTGGACCTGGTGGAAAACCGCTATGTCGGCATGAAGTCGCGCGGCTGCTATGAAACCCCGGGCGGCACCATCATGCTGCGCGCGCACCGCGCGATCGAGTCGATCACGCTGGACCGCGAAGTCGCGCATTTGAAGGACGACCTGATGCCGCGCTATGCGCAGATGATCTACAGCGGCTACTGGTGGTCGCCGGAGCGCGTCGCGCTGCAGACCCTGATCGACCATACCCAGCAAAGCGTCAACGGCTGGGTGCGCGTCAAGCTGTACAAGGGCAACGTGATCGTGGTGTCGCGCGACTCCAAGACCGATTCGCTGTTCGACATGAACATCGCCACCTTCGACGAAGACGGCGGCGCCTACAACCAGGCCGATGCCGGCGGCTTCATCAAGCTCAATGCGCTGCGCATGCGCATTGCCGCGATGGCCCGGTCCAAGCGCGGTCAGTAA
- the argF gene encoding ornithine carbamoyltransferase: MAIKHFLQFSDFTLDEFEYVLERARVIKHKFKNYEPYHPLEDRTLVMVFEKSSTRTRLSFEAGMHQLGGAAIYLNTRDSQLGRGEPVEDAAQVMSRMCDIIMIRTFGQDIIERFAANSRVPVINGLTNEHHPCQVLADILTYIEHRGSIAGKTVAWIGDANNMLYSWLQAAQVFGFHLNVSTPAGYDIDQTLVADDNDRYTVFANPSDACQDADLVTTDVWTSMGFEEENAERLKAFDGWIVDSAKMQRARPDALFMHCLPAHRGEEVSAEVIDGPQSVVWDEAENRLHVQKALLEYLVLGRVSAQ; encoded by the coding sequence ATGGCAATCAAACACTTTCTGCAGTTCTCCGACTTCACGCTGGACGAGTTCGAGTACGTCCTTGAACGCGCTCGGGTGATCAAGCACAAGTTCAAGAATTACGAGCCCTACCATCCGCTGGAAGACCGCACGCTGGTGATGGTGTTCGAGAAGAGTTCCACCCGCACCCGGCTGTCGTTCGAAGCCGGCATGCACCAGCTGGGCGGCGCGGCCATCTACCTCAACACCCGCGACAGCCAGCTCGGTCGCGGCGAGCCGGTGGAAGACGCGGCGCAGGTCATGTCCCGCATGTGCGACATCATCATGATCCGCACCTTCGGCCAGGACATCATCGAGCGTTTCGCCGCGAATTCACGGGTGCCGGTGATCAATGGCCTGACCAACGAGCATCATCCCTGCCAGGTGCTGGCCGACATCCTGACCTACATCGAGCACCGCGGCAGCATCGCCGGCAAGACAGTGGCGTGGATCGGCGACGCCAACAACATGCTGTATTCCTGGCTGCAGGCGGCGCAGGTATTCGGCTTCCACCTGAACGTATCCACGCCGGCCGGCTATGACATCGACCAGACCCTGGTGGCCGACGACAACGACCGCTATACCGTGTTTGCCAATCCGTCCGACGCCTGCCAGGATGCCGACCTCGTCACCACCGACGTCTGGACCAGCATGGGCTTCGAGGAAGAGAATGCCGAGCGCCTGAAGGCGTTCGACGGCTGGATCGTCGACAGCGCCAAGATGCAGCGCGCCCGTCCGGATGCGCTGTTCATGCATTGCCTGCCGGCCCACCGTGGCGAGGAAGTGTCGGCTGAAGTCATCGACGGTCCGCAGTCGGTGGTCTGGGATGAAGCGGAAAACCGGCTGCATGTGCAAAAAGCCCTGCTCGAATACCTGGTGCTGGGCCGCGTGTCTGCGCAGTAA
- the rsgA gene encoding ribosome small subunit-dependent GTPase A has protein sequence MSAASGVIIAAHGRHYVAQAGQQRLHCVTRGKRSDVAVGDTVTLKMTSSDQAVIEGIQERRTLLYRSDQYKSKLLAANVTRLLIVVATEPAFSDDLISRALVAAESAGVEAHIILNKIDVTASLEKTRERLALYAGLGYPVHEVSARTAPEDAVAKLMPVLQGQSSIFIGQSGMGKSSLINLLVPDADIAVREISAALDTGKHTTTFTRLYAIDETTSVIDSPGFQEFGLHQLTEGMLERAFPEFAPCLGHCRFYNCHHISEPDCAVLAGVKEGRIAPMRHALYAQLRHESMQTIGY, from the coding sequence ATGAGCGCCGCCAGCGGAGTCATCATCGCGGCGCATGGCCGCCACTACGTCGCGCAAGCGGGCCAGCAGAGGCTGCATTGCGTCACCCGGGGAAAGAGGAGCGACGTCGCCGTGGGCGACACTGTCACGCTGAAGATGACTTCTTCGGACCAGGCGGTGATCGAAGGCATACAGGAGCGCCGCACCCTGCTCTATCGCTCCGACCAGTACAAGTCCAAGCTGCTGGCGGCCAACGTGACGCGCCTTTTGATCGTGGTGGCGACCGAGCCGGCGTTCTCCGACGACCTGATCTCGCGCGCGCTGGTAGCGGCCGAATCGGCGGGCGTTGAAGCCCACATCATCCTGAACAAGATCGACGTCACCGCTTCCCTGGAAAAGACCCGCGAGCGCCTGGCGCTGTATGCAGGCCTGGGTTATCCGGTGCATGAAGTCTCGGCCCGCACCGCGCCGGAGGATGCGGTGGCGAAACTGATGCCGGTGCTGCAAGGCCAGTCGTCGATCTTCATCGGCCAGTCCGGCATGGGCAAGTCCTCGCTGATCAACCTGCTGGTGCCGGACGCCGACATCGCGGTGCGCGAGATCTCCGCCGCGCTCGACACCGGCAAGCACACCACCACCTTCACCCGGCTGTATGCGATCGATGAAACCACCTCGGTGATCGATTCCCCCGGCTTCCAGGAATTCGGCCTGCACCAGCTGACCGAAGGCATGCTGGAGCGCGCATTCCCTGAATTCGCGCCCTGCCTGGGCCATTGCCGGTTCTATAACTGCCATCACATCAGCGAGCCCGACTGCGCGGTGCTGGCCGGCGTGAAGGAAGGCCGTATCGCGCCGATGCGGCATGCGCTGTATGCGCAGCTGCGGCATGAGTCGATGCAGACAATCGGGTATTAG
- a CDS encoding M48 family metallopeptidase: MSTHGFSILFIAFLLATLTVRCWLLWRHVRHVQGHRGAVPAQFAERIPLAAHQKAADYTVARSRFGLITLFVNTAVLVGFTLLGGLQWLSVAILNITGPGMTYQIALLAAFAAISGIIDLPFEYYRKFVLEAKFGFNRMTPALFFSDMMKSAALGVLIGLPLVWVILMLMDKAGDLWWLYAWFVWSGFQLLMLVLYPTVIAPMFNKFTPLSDDSLRARIESLMQRVGFASKGLFVMDGSKRSAHGNAYFSGFGAAKRIVFFDTLLARLAPQEIEAVLAHELGHFKLRHIVKRIVVMFALSLALLALLGYLKTQVWFYAGLGVDPIPGVPNDAMALILFMLALPVFAFLFSPLTSISSRKHEFEADAFAAKHSNAQDLVSALVKLYEDNASTLTPDPLHSAFYDSHPPATVRINRLLANARAA, from the coding sequence ATGTCCACACACGGCTTTTCCATTTTGTTCATTGCGTTTCTGCTGGCCACGCTGACGGTGCGTTGCTGGCTGCTGTGGCGCCATGTCCGCCATGTGCAGGGCCATCGCGGCGCGGTGCCGGCCCAGTTTGCCGAAAGGATACCGCTGGCGGCGCATCAGAAAGCGGCCGACTACACGGTGGCGCGCAGCCGCTTCGGTCTCATCACCCTGTTCGTCAATACCGCGGTGCTGGTTGGCTTCACGCTGCTGGGCGGGCTGCAATGGCTGTCGGTGGCCATCCTCAACATCACCGGCCCCGGCATGACGTACCAGATCGCGCTGCTGGCCGCTTTCGCCGCCATCTCCGGCATCATCGACCTGCCCTTCGAGTACTACCGCAAGTTCGTGCTGGAAGCGAAATTCGGCTTCAACCGCATGACGCCGGCGCTGTTCTTCTCCGACATGATGAAGAGCGCGGCCCTGGGCGTGCTGATCGGCCTGCCGCTGGTCTGGGTGATCCTGATGCTCATGGACAAGGCCGGCGACCTGTGGTGGCTGTATGCCTGGTTTGTCTGGAGCGGCTTCCAGCTGCTGATGCTGGTGCTCTACCCGACCGTGATCGCGCCCATGTTCAACAAGTTCACGCCGCTGTCCGACGACAGCCTGCGTGCCCGCATCGAAAGCCTGATGCAGCGCGTCGGCTTCGCTTCCAAGGGCCTGTTCGTGATGGATGGCAGCAAGCGCAGCGCCCATGGCAATGCCTATTTCTCCGGCTTTGGCGCGGCCAAGCGCATCGTGTTCTTCGACACCCTGCTGGCGCGCCTGGCGCCGCAGGAGATCGAGGCGGTACTTGCCCATGAGCTGGGCCATTTCAAGCTCAGGCACATCGTCAAGCGCATCGTCGTGATGTTTGCGCTGTCGCTGGCGCTGTTGGCCCTGCTGGGCTACCTGAAGACGCAGGTCTGGTTCTATGCCGGCCTGGGCGTGGACCCGATTCCCGGCGTGCCCAATGATGCAATGGCGCTGATCCTGTTCATGCTGGCGCTGCCGGTCTTCGCCTTCCTGTTCTCGCCGCTGACCTCGATCAGCTCGCGCAAGCATGAATTCGAAGCCGATGCCTTCGCCGCGAAGCACAGCAATGCGCAGGACCTGGTGTCGGCGCTGGTCAAGCTGTACGAGGACAATGCCTCCACGCTGACGCCCGACCCGCTGCATTCGGCGTTCTACGATTCCCATCCGCCGGCCACCGTGCGCATCAACCGGCTGCTGGCCAACGCAAGGGCCGCATGA
- the orn gene encoding oligoribonuclease: protein MSQATQVDGRAAIPARPNEFNLVWVDMEMTGLDPDTDRIIEVAVVVTDPLLNILAEGPVFAIHQSDEILDGMDAWNKGTHGRSGLIDRVKASTVSEADAETALIDFLKHFVPAGKSPMCGNTICQDRRFMARGMPRLESFFHYRNLDVSTLKELCRRWKPELIAGFKKHQKHTALADIIESIEELRYYREHFIKA, encoded by the coding sequence ATGTCACAAGCCACCCAAGTCGACGGGCGGGCCGCCATTCCGGCACGGCCCAATGAATTCAACCTGGTCTGGGTCGATATGGAAATGACCGGACTTGATCCCGACACCGACCGCATCATCGAAGTCGCCGTTGTCGTTACCGATCCCCTTCTCAACATCCTGGCCGAAGGCCCGGTGTTCGCCATCCACCAGAGCGACGAGATACTCGACGGCATGGATGCCTGGAACAAGGGCACCCACGGCCGCTCCGGCCTGATCGACCGCGTCAAGGCATCCACCGTCAGCGAAGCCGACGCCGAGACCGCACTGATCGATTTCCTGAAACACTTCGTGCCGGCCGGCAAATCGCCGATGTGCGGCAACACCATCTGCCAGGACCGCCGTTTCATGGCGCGCGGCATGCCCAGGCTGGAAAGCTTCTTTCACTATCGCAATCTCGATGTATCCACATTGAAGGAACTTTGCCGCCGCTGGAAGCCCGAACTGATTGCGGGCTTCAAGAAGCATCAGAAGCACACTGCGCTGGCCGATATCATCGAGTCCATCGAGGAACTGCGTTACTACCGCGAGCATTTCATCAAGGCATGA